From the genome of Solea senegalensis isolate Sse05_10M linkage group LG21, IFAPA_SoseM_1, whole genome shotgun sequence:
tttagctatatttttattggttttacattttataccttttatgttgcAGTGTTGACTTGATTTACAAAGTCAGAAATCCTTTTCCTGagaagttaatggtctcaatcagtAGTTTCAGGCATTTTTAACAGACAATTATGTCCATTTATAActgaaaatagacaataaagcataaAACTTAGGAGTGGACACCAGTTTGCTTCCGTTTCCAAAACGTTACCATGGCATTAGCCAAATCTCAAACCTTGAGGCTTTAAAACGGGACTTCAGCGTCTCATGGGTGACGTTACTTGTGTGGTATGATACTGAGGGAGCACACACCGGTTAGTTTGTCATAATCCGGAGTCCGAgacccagagctgctgctctccaTCATCTCCTGCCGTCTCTGCTGCACGACGCCGTCCAAGTCAGAGAAGTCTCCAGAAAGATCCTGCGGTGCACACGCAGAGAGGGCattgtaatgtactgtatatgaacaATAAATACACCCAGTATAAACATCCCATAAATAACATATACACAAAGATCCCCGACCTACCAGGGGAAGTGACGACGGGCAGCTGGCGCTCAGGCTGTTTTCAAAGGAAGAATTAAGAACGCTGTTACATTTCTTCTCCACCTGGAACGACAGCGTTTACATTTCAGTATGCAGAATTTAGaatatttaattctttttttttttttttaacagtgtcaGACGGTTCCTTGACCGCTTCTTTGGCAGAAATGAGTCACACATGGCTCTTTCACTGCTGAACTGTCCTGCTGTTTGACGCAAAGCAGGTTGTGGAGacatttgactgaaaacaatacaCACCAGTCGTGCCATGGATGTTTTAAGTGATGACATTAATCGTATTCGTCTTATGAAcggtgctgttgttgtgttaaattgtattgtgatattgtgatcGTGGGCTACAGAGTTCGTCTAATGCAGCGAGACGTTTTCTCAGTCTCAGTGAGTTCTTACGCACTTTTCCAACACACTGACACCACACACAGATTAGATTAGGCAACTGAGAGTAGAACTTTCCAGAGAATAACAGGAATGACTTCTGCTGACaactgtgtccacacacacagctcctctgGACAATCTCTGGAGTTCAGCACACACCATAAAGCAACTTATGCACCTGGGTGACTTATGTTTCACCCTGAATTACTCAGTGGTCCTATTTTTGAGTCAATTGTCCCTTATTCATGTAGTTAACGTACACATTTCTGTTCTTAGAAACTTgacaagtgcttttttttcatgaaaaagtTGCGTTTTCTGTGCATTTATAATTAGTTcatatatcattttttatttaaaatatgcaaGTTTACTGTAgttcagaaaaaaaatggagattGGTGGGACAGAGGATCAGTGTTCAGCAATCCCATGGATCATATGTTATACTTTAAAACACTTACAATTTAATAATACTAAAGATCAGCCAACCTATTTACATTCATTCAAGCAAGAATGAGCAAAGAATGACCGGTAGATGAATTGGTCATCTATAGAAAAGGTCGCTCACCTCCAATTGAATGCAGATGGATTTCAGAAGCTTGTAGGTTGTGTTTCGGGAGAGGaacgacacaaacacatgctgggaaaacatttacatttacaatcaCTTTCCAGGTGTTTCATGTCGAGTTGTGatgaaaaaagtattttctcaAAGGCCATCCTCTTACCTGATCACTTGCAGTTTCAATCACAAGGGCATTTGGCACTAATAACgcagttttggtttttttgatAAACGTCACGGACACGACAGGGATTGAAATCTGGAGGCGAGAtgacgattaaaaaaaaaacaaacaaaaaacactgaagagaaTTCATTCCTTAATCCCGACTGCAGCGTCGTACCTTAGTATCTCTGCCAAAGACTTTGGAGTGGAAGCAGATCCAGTTATCAGAGACAAACATTTTGCCCTGATATAACATATCTTTCTGCAGGGCACAAGTGTAACCTGTCGGCACATGCAGCATTTCACGTTAGGATTAACAATCTTACATTTCTGTGCCGGGGATTTTAATCTCACTCACACCTACTTTGCTTGAGTGACTCATCTCTGCTGACTTCTTTGAACAACTTGTGAtagtgtttatttgtctttgacaactggggaaaaaaaaagagaaaaaaggtcatttttggaaacatgtgtaaaatgtgattgGCTGAAATGTAACGTGTTCATACCTGACCGGGCTCCGATTTGCTCCTTTGAAACTTTGCGTCAAAGTCACTTGGGCTCAGCATTGGGGAAAGTTGCTCCACAGGTTTCAGTCtgacaaataaagaaacaataaaaaaaaaaaggtcggCGTTAGCAGTCGAGTGCTATGGCAACAAGACACGACAACtggacgagcagcagcagcagcagcagcggcagcggaaACTTTATACACGACGTTAAAAGTCCGAATTTGTAAATAAGTGGGAGAGTAAAAGTCTTCCATGTGGCTCTGCAAGGTGTCACCTGTGTTTATGCAAGTGCTGCTTACACAGCAACGGCAACATCTGTAAACAGCTTCTCAGTCATGCAGGTGCACGCTCGCTATGAGGAGTTCTACTGTCGTGCTGTGCTGGAattagaaataagaaaaacgCCACTCTTGCGATGCCTCCATCTCTCTTATGctatactgatatcacaaccaCGAGTGTCTAACGATAACATCCGTCTGATACGGTCCTTTCTAAATCTTTTAAACTTCTGCGCTGTCACGTCAAAGACATTATGTTCCGACCGTAAAACAAACACTCCGCTCCTACAATggagaaataaacagcacacaTAATTAGTGTCATATCGACTCAGGCCTCACATtaatcaaacacatttatttatttatgcttgtGCAAAGATTGACTCTATATAGTAGAGGCAGGAACAATTCCAATTGCCAccaggagtttgtttttctcccaacACCGGCTTCtaaacaaatggaaataaatttttccttttttattccaataaaacatttaacatttaaaatcaccAATTCATCTGTAAAGgtcgtctctttttttttgtcttaagaACTTAAGTAAATAATCAGCAGAAAATCCAGTCTGTCTTCACAtgtacaaatatttacattttgctgTGTTTATGCCTGCGGCTAACAGCTAATCCCGAGTGTGTGTACGACTGTCCAAAAAtccaaacatgttttcatttatggCATTAAGAAACAtggaaaaatctttttttaaaaaaagctagaagaacagttaaaaaaaacaaaaaaaaaaacaacaaatatacgACTGATTTTTCCGTAAATTGACCCACCGGTTTATCCGTAACACTGTAAAACCCACAACCAGAGGATGAATGACAACACAGTCTCTTGAACTATTCCACGAGGAAGTGATTGCAAGTGATCTGGAGTTACGCTGTACTGTATATCTCTATTTCATGTGCATGGAGAGATGATTATGACCATCGCAAAACACAGTGAAAGTCTGGCAGATTATGCAGCAGGGCGGTGTGCAAGTTACTAAATATCAAATCCCAAAACACTTTTGGATGTTTGTCCCACAATTACCATGAAACTTAAGAAACATTAAGACGATAGTAGAAGGGATGCATGATCTTGGACTTTTTGCCGAGGTCATTTAGTCacttctgtagtgaaatgagCATCAATATGTTGCATGCTCGTGTCACAGCAGATGGAGATAAACACTTtgttcattgtgcaaaatagaTAAACATAACAGTTGGTGAGAGAATCAGCACAGAAAGCAcctataatatattttaaagccaatCCCAGCCAACTACACTGATATTGTGttgataatattatatttatatatctttgTTAACTGGAAAACAGCCTATGCTGCATCTTCATATGTGTTGATGCTGTTATCATCGAGTTTCTGTTTTTTCCtagttttattcttgtttttgttaccttATAGTCAATGCACTCTTTCGTTTAGTTTTAAAACAGCGGTGTGACAAAGGGCTGCAGATCTAAAAGAGCCAAAGTGGCATATTTACATGCTCATGTCCtgactaataaataataaaaaataaataattagtaATACTTAACGCCAACACCATTATATCATATGTATAAGTAGTGGGTTGGTTATAACACATTGCAATAAGGTTGTAATCTGATTATAAATCCGTTACTTATCAGATTATTATAGTATTTGTCTGTAACTGAGCAAACCAGTGGAAGctgttgttttaacatttaataacaataataatgtgataatgacaatttaaataataataataaaaagcttATATGCACCCCAGGCCGGTTGTTTTCCTCCTGCCTTCAGATGGATCAGACTCGGTGTCCACGCACCGCGTGGGATCTGTTTTTGACCTTCCAcgcctcctctgtctcctctccacTCCATTCTCCGGCCCAGACCTGgacacacaagacaacaccgtgATCAGCTGCGTGTGACTCACCTGGAAACAGGCCAACAGACGTGTCAAAACAAATGGattttacatacacacacacacacacacacacactgttcttcCCTCCAAGTGACgcacaacaacacattcaaaGCAGAAACTTAATATGAAAACTTTCCACCTGTACATGAACCACAACTCCAGCCACGTACGCGTCACAGTCTTATTTAGTTAAGAGTGAGTTCAATGACATGCATGCAAATCCCCACAGTGTCTCGGGCCTGGTCGCGTCCTCTTCAGCTGGGAAGCAAACCAGGCCCTTCCTCTCCATCTTATCCACTTACGTCGGCCGATTCCCACGGGAGTTCAAGAGTTGCTCCGGTGCGGACAGCGGGGTCAGAGGTCTGTCCGCCGGCTCGGTCATCAGTACCATCTGTTAAAGTTCATATCTTGCACCTCGACCCCATTTGGTTTCCCGCCGCAGCGCCGCATAGAATGTATGGAGCGTTTGGAACGGAAAGTTAGGGAAACAACTCGACTCCTCGGCCcgagacagaggaggagccGGGAAAAGGGGGAGGGAGCAGCTGGGAACACCAGGAACAAGGGGCTGTGGCTGATAAAGCACCTGAAACCTGACGTAAAAACAATCTGTCTCTGATAATCTGTCTCTTTTTGATTAAAGACTGATCGTCTTTGCAAGCGAGCAAAACTGAACCAACACACGGTTATGACAACAAGTTTGGACTGTGCGTAAAAACCGTGCGTAACGGTGCgtaattgtcctttttttatgaAAGTAGCACTTTTTTTGTGCTACAGTGAAGCTGTTCGTCTGCGTCCTGCACGTTTAAAACTTCAATAAACGTCAATGACTCTCTGCTGTGTACTGGAGAGACgggtccagcagggggcagcagagccTTGATGATGTAATGACAGTGAGAGTTTTCTTTAGGTGAGTTTTTCCCTCACGTGACCCTGGCAACAGTGACAGAACATTTTACTTCCAGGAAGTGATGAATGCCATCAAAACACAACGGATAACAGTGGTgggaagtaaaagaaaagaaagtacaTGACTCACTGCATTAATACATGaggttatatatgtatatgtatatgtattgaGTTATATATATAACTTAAACACCCAAAAGTTAAAATGCAG
Proteins encoded in this window:
- the LOC122787067 gene encoding GRAM domain-containing protein 2B-like, with the protein product MVLMTEPADRPLTPLSAPEQLLNSRGNRPTSGPENGVERRQRRRGRSKTDPTRCVDTESDPSEGRRKTTGLGLKPVEQLSPMLSPSDFDAKFQRSKSEPGQLSKTNKHYHKLFKEVSRDESLKQSYTCALQKDMLYQGKMFVSDNWICFHSKVFGRDTKISIPVVSVTFIKKTKTALLVPNALVIETASDQHVFVSFLSRNTTYKLLKSICIQLEVEKKCNSVLNSSFENSLSASCPSSLPLDLSGDFSDLDGVVQQRRQEMMESSSSGSRTPDYDKLTDFTSVPDAFLSATKSTEVSVHADVHLQTPGQKHRAALNNGTAKTDHGVIFRDKSSQSMPLLAILLIYLVIVSVLVLSSCYMAFKIMALEHRLNSLISMGERIRNEHALSHRSQGELNAEFYGELSTNLFKIEKIQKNLQKLLEGT